One genomic window of Paenisporosarcina antarctica includes the following:
- a CDS encoding spore germination protein — protein MNQSLFTDIHDAESFVYSKFGKGESFDVGVKHAHIWSIPSLLVYMNGLIDSMMLTQILTLTQSTQAQVKRKADINEIEAMNSYFPYHSVTIYDSKDAWLSAVLSGQLGIVTSDGYVFTIDVRSYPGRQPEEPDNEKVIRGSRDGFTENILQNTALVRRRIRDVSLRFELTKISTRGQTDTVIAYVKGLANEQHIEFLRKRMEKIHHDGLTMADKALEEWIFKQKFHPVPFVRYTERADICAAHLLEGHIAIMVDTSPSVILVPTTIFHHLQHAEEFRQAPLVGTFVRMMRLSGFFLSLLFLPFWYLLVKESGHVPQFMTFIGPKEIGEVPIFLQIIFASLGLEFLRLAAIHTPTPLSTAMGLVAAIIIGQIAIDVGLFIPEVVLYSAVAAILTFSLPSYELGVAIKIFMNMLLIATATFGTNGFFIGILLIFMYLVSIKPMGVPYLWPLVPFFPKALARIMIRFPSSNGALRPFVTHSPNRKRS, from the coding sequence ATAAATCAATCACTTTTCACCGATATTCATGATGCTGAATCCTTTGTTTATTCAAAGTTTGGAAAAGGGGAAAGTTTTGATGTAGGTGTTAAACATGCACATATTTGGTCGATTCCTTCATTACTTGTCTATATGAATGGTTTAATTGATTCGATGATGCTTACACAAATATTAACCTTAACTCAGAGCACGCAAGCTCAAGTGAAACGGAAAGCCGATATCAATGAAATCGAAGCGATGAATAGTTATTTCCCCTATCATTCGGTGACTATCTATGACTCTAAAGATGCCTGGCTGTCTGCAGTATTAAGCGGCCAGCTAGGTATTGTGACGTCTGATGGTTATGTTTTCACCATCGATGTTCGTTCGTATCCAGGGAGACAACCCGAAGAACCTGACAATGAGAAAGTAATACGAGGTTCCCGCGATGGTTTTACCGAAAATATTTTACAAAATACTGCATTAGTTCGAAGAAGAATTCGCGATGTATCTCTTCGTTTTGAATTAACTAAAATTTCTACACGTGGCCAAACGGATACGGTCATCGCATATGTAAAAGGTCTTGCAAATGAACAGCATATCGAATTCCTTCGCAAACGTATGGAAAAAATCCATCATGATGGGTTAACAATGGCAGATAAAGCGCTAGAAGAATGGATATTTAAGCAAAAATTCCATCCTGTTCCTTTCGTGCGTTATACAGAGCGAGCAGATATATGTGCTGCACATTTATTAGAAGGGCATATTGCCATTATGGTGGATACATCTCCCTCGGTCATTTTGGTTCCAACAACGATTTTTCACCATTTGCAACATGCAGAAGAATTTCGTCAAGCACCATTGGTTGGAACATTCGTGCGAATGATGCGTTTATCAGGATTCTTCTTAAGTTTATTATTCTTACCATTTTGGTATTTACTTGTGAAAGAATCAGGACATGTCCCACAATTTATGACTTTTATTGGTCCAAAAGAGATTGGAGAAGTTCCAATCTTTCTTCAAATAATTTTTGCGAGTTTAGGTCTTGAATTTTTAAGGCTTGCAGCTATTCATACACCTACACCTCTTTCTACAGCGATGGGTTTAGTTGCGGCAATTATTATTGGTCAAATTGCAATTGATGTTGGGTTATTCATACCAGAAGTGGTGCTGTATTCAGCTGTTGCAGCTATTTTAACCTTTTCTTTACCATCTTATGAATTAGGAGTGGCTATTAAAATATTTATGAATATGCTTCTGATTGCTACAGCAACATTTGGGACCAATGGCTTTTTCATAGGAATTTTATTAATATTTATGTATTTAGTCTCAATTAAACCAATGGGGGTACCTTACTTATGGCCGCTGGTACCGTTCTTCCCTAAAGCGTTAGCTCGAATTATGATTCGCTTCCCTTCTTCTAATGGAGCACTTAGACCTTTCGTTACACATTCACCTAATCGCAAACGTTCATAA
- a CDS encoding DUF309 domain-containing protein: MHPLFHPLFTQFITYFNAHEDYFECHEVLEEYWKEIAPSDKTHPLTALILLATGMYHWRRDNFIGAQKSLKKALERIQANASNAFYDGIHLTQVVDDLHESIELVQQKKSFRAFKILIISPELIEAVDKQPSLVPLVGDNLIHKHMLRDRSEVLKAREEKRRNRH; encoded by the coding sequence ATGCATCCGTTGTTTCACCCACTTTTTACGCAGTTTATCACGTATTTTAATGCGCATGAAGATTATTTTGAATGTCACGAAGTATTAGAAGAATATTGGAAAGAAATTGCACCTAGTGATAAAACGCATCCACTTACTGCATTGATATTGCTAGCAACAGGTATGTATCACTGGCGAAGAGATAATTTCATCGGTGCCCAAAAATCACTTAAGAAGGCCCTTGAACGTATTCAAGCGAATGCTTCAAATGCTTTTTATGATGGCATTCATCTTACACAAGTGGTGGATGATCTTCATGAGTCGATTGAATTAGTACAGCAAAAAAAATCATTTCGGGCATTTAAAATCCTGATTATTTCTCCTGAATTAATTGAAGCTGTCGACAAACAACCATCATTAGTTCCCCTGGTGGGTGATAATCTCATACACAAGCATATGCTTCGAGATCGATCTGAAGTACTTAAAGCCCGTGAAGAAAAAAGAAGGAACAGACATTAA
- the scpB gene encoding SMC-Scp complex subunit ScpB, producing the protein MSKIESLLFVTGDEGLSSKQIESLTDATSIDVKEALTKLQEDYVKSEYRGIELKELAGTYQLISKKQNSSTIQRLIENPTSQPLSQASLEVLAIVAYKQPITRIEIEDLRGVKSERPLYTLSLKGLIQEVGRAEGTGRAILYGTTKEFLNVFGLNDINELPPLPESQVTEEDNQTDLFMTKFQEAFGEQKE; encoded by the coding sequence ATGAGTAAAATAGAGAGTCTACTCTTTGTCACGGGAGACGAGGGGCTATCAAGTAAACAAATTGAGAGTTTAACAGACGCTACATCTATAGACGTAAAAGAAGCATTAACAAAATTACAAGAAGACTATGTGAAATCTGAATATCGAGGAATTGAATTAAAAGAATTAGCGGGTACATATCAACTAATTTCAAAAAAACAAAATTCTAGTACGATACAACGCTTAATTGAAAATCCAACTAGTCAACCACTTTCCCAAGCCTCTTTAGAAGTATTAGCAATAGTCGCCTACAAACAGCCGATTACACGTATTGAAATTGAAGATTTGCGAGGAGTTAAAAGTGAAAGACCTTTATATACATTAAGTTTAAAGGGTTTAATTCAAGAAGTGGGTAGAGCAGAAGGAACAGGCAGAGCTATTCTTTACGGGACAACGAAAGAGTTTTTGAATGTTTTTGGTCTAAATGATATAAATGAATTACCACCATTACCTGAGTCGCAAGTTACCGAAGAAGATAACCAAACAGATTTGTTTATGACGAAGTTTCAAGAAGCTTTTGGAGAACAAAAAGAATAA
- a CDS encoding pseudouridine synthase, producing MERLQKMLAHAGVASRRKSEQLILDGKVKVNGKVVKELGTKVSSTDTVEVDGVKLEKEQKVYHLLYKPRGIISAVTDDKGRKTVADLFPHIQERLFPVGRLDYETSGLLIMTNDGDLSFTLTHPKFKIDKTYVARVKGIPGKEQLRILERGVDLEDGKTAPARVKLLSADPKQGGKAIIEITIHEGKNRQVRRMFDAIGFPVQKLKRERFAFLGLHGLNAGESRELTSHEVKLLRVMADTGKIGS from the coding sequence ATGGAAAGATTACAGAAAATGTTAGCACATGCTGGGGTTGCGTCACGAAGAAAATCAGAGCAGCTAATTTTAGATGGTAAAGTAAAAGTAAATGGAAAAGTTGTCAAAGAACTAGGAACGAAAGTATCGTCTACAGATACAGTTGAAGTAGATGGAGTAAAGCTAGAGAAAGAACAAAAAGTTTATCATTTATTATATAAACCAAGGGGTATTATTTCGGCAGTAACTGATGATAAAGGACGTAAAACGGTTGCGGATTTATTTCCACATATTCAAGAACGATTATTTCCTGTTGGACGTTTAGATTATGAAACATCTGGCCTTTTGATCATGACGAACGATGGGGATTTATCATTTACGTTAACGCATCCTAAATTCAAAATTGATAAAACATATGTAGCACGAGTTAAAGGAATACCGGGTAAAGAACAACTGCGTATACTTGAGCGCGGTGTTGATTTAGAAGATGGTAAAACAGCCCCTGCACGTGTGAAGTTACTATCTGCTGATCCAAAACAAGGCGGCAAAGCTATTATTGAAATCACAATCCATGAAGGAAAAAATCGTCAAGTACGACGCATGTTTGATGCGATTGGTTTCCCAGTGCAAAAGTTGAAACGTGAACGATTTGCTTTCCTAGGACTTCACGGTTTAAACGCAGGTGAATCACGCGAATTAACATCTCATGAAGTAAAATTATTACGCGTAATGGCAGATACAGGTAAAATTGGGTCATAA
- a CDS encoding SigF/SigG family RNA polymerase sporulation sigma factor, translating to MSTPIGQQSVLLTQEKMRELIFLSQEGDKIARQTMIEGNTRLVWSIVQRFASRGADLEDLFQIGCIGLMKSVDKFDLSYEVKFSTYAVPMIIGEIQRFLRDDGMVKVSRSIRELSFKIRHATDDFIRLHERQPTLTELAIKLDVTMDELVLASDALRDPASLHEQLFESEGDALTLMDQLRDERSERSFDHIPLRDILSRLGKREQTIIYLRYYLDCTQSDIAERLGISQVQVSRLEKKILKQLKSWMLPNQATLKDGFQ from the coding sequence ATGAGTACGCCTATTGGACAACAATCCGTGTTGTTGACTCAAGAAAAAATGCGAGAATTGATCTTTCTGTCTCAAGAAGGAGACAAAATAGCTAGACAAACCATGATAGAAGGTAATACACGACTTGTCTGGTCAATCGTTCAACGATTCGCATCACGGGGGGCGGATTTAGAAGATTTATTTCAAATAGGCTGTATCGGATTAATGAAGTCAGTAGATAAATTTGATTTGTCTTATGAAGTGAAATTTTCAACATATGCAGTTCCGATGATTATTGGGGAAATTCAACGGTTTTTACGGGACGATGGAATGGTAAAGGTAAGTCGATCAATTAGAGAACTTAGCTTTAAAATTCGTCATGCCACTGATGATTTTATCCGACTTCATGAGCGTCAACCAACGTTAACTGAGCTTGCAATAAAGCTCGATGTCACAATGGATGAACTCGTGTTGGCATCAGATGCTCTGAGAGATCCTGCGTCATTACATGAGCAGCTTTTCGAGAGTGAAGGTGATGCACTAACACTAATGGATCAGTTGCGTGACGAACGCTCAGAGAGGTCATTTGATCATATTCCATTGCGAGATATTTTATCAAGGTTAGGAAAACGAGAACAAACAATTATATATTTGCGCTACTACTTAGATTGTACGCAAAGCGACATTGCTGAAAGACTTGGAATTTCGCAAGTGCAAGTATCCCGTTTAGAGAAGAAAATACTTAAGCAACTTAAAAGTTGGATGTTGCCTAATCAAGCGACATTAAAGGATGGATTTCAATAA
- a CDS encoding segregation/condensation protein A — protein MSYEVKLDAFEGPLDLLLHLINRLEIDIYDIPMADLTLQYMEHIRAMQVLELNKASEFLVMAASLLVIKSKLLLPIHEGDIDDDELVLDMNDPREELVNRLIEYRKYKEAAEKLQQLEEHRAQVFTRAPSDLTDYQTTKQLAAFDEPLNVFDMLGAFQKMMRRKILRAPLATKITRHELSIKDQMKSVFDTLKSQGGSCSFSELFPSEDKTTLVVTFLTILELMKRQMVRVEQHQNFDDLNIKLLHDRWEEESFEPIDE, from the coding sequence ATGTCTTATGAAGTGAAATTGGACGCTTTTGAGGGTCCTCTCGACTTATTATTGCACTTAATCAATCGTTTGGAAATTGATATTTATGATATTCCAATGGCTGACTTAACCTTACAGTACATGGAACATATTCGAGCCATGCAAGTGCTTGAGTTAAATAAAGCAAGTGAATTTTTAGTCATGGCGGCTTCGTTACTTGTTATAAAGAGTAAATTGCTTCTTCCAATTCACGAAGGGGATATTGATGATGATGAATTAGTTCTTGATATGAATGACCCACGTGAAGAATTAGTGAATAGACTCATCGAATACAGAAAGTATAAAGAAGCAGCAGAAAAGTTACAACAATTAGAGGAACACCGTGCTCAAGTGTTTACAAGAGCACCTAGTGATTTAACGGACTATCAGACAACAAAACAACTGGCTGCATTTGACGAACCATTAAATGTATTTGATATGTTAGGTGCTTTTCAAAAAATGATGCGAAGAAAAATATTAAGAGCACCTTTAGCTACCAAAATTACTAGACATGAACTCTCCATAAAGGACCAAATGAAAAGTGTTTTTGATACATTGAAGTCCCAAGGAGGCAGCTGTTCGTTTTCTGAGTTGTTTCCTTCAGAAGACAAAACCACGTTGGTTGTAACATTTTTAACTATACTTGAGCTTATGAAAAGACAAATGGTGCGAGTTGAACAACATCAAAATTTTGATGATTTAAATATTAAACTATTACATGATCGATGGGAGGAAGAATCATTTGAGCCTATTGATGAGTAA
- the spoIIAB gene encoding anti-sigma F factor has product MDNEMTLSFIAISENEGLARMVMTSFIASLDPTIDELGEFKTIVSEAVTNAIIHGYDEDGEGIVTIRAKRNGQTITMTISDEGRGIPNIEQAMEPLYTSKPESERSGMGFTIMESFADHLAVWSEPQKGTAITFTKEFLPVQSNFVLGER; this is encoded by the coding sequence ATGGACAATGAAATGACGTTATCGTTTATTGCCATAAGTGAAAATGAGGGTCTAGCACGAATGGTGATGACGAGTTTTATTGCATCTCTAGACCCAACAATTGATGAGTTAGGTGAGTTTAAAACAATAGTTTCAGAAGCGGTTACGAATGCCATTATTCATGGCTATGACGAAGATGGCGAAGGAATTGTCACAATTAGAGCAAAACGGAATGGACAAACCATTACAATGACGATAAGCGATGAAGGACGAGGAATTCCAAACATTGAACAAGCGATGGAACCTCTTTATACATCAAAGCCAGAAAGTGAACGTTCTGGTATGGGCTTCACTATTATGGAAAGTTTTGCGGATCATTTGGCGGTATGGTCAGAGCCTCAGAAAGGAACTGCGATTACCTTTACAAAAGAATTTTTACCTGTACAATCTAACTTCGTTCTAGGTGAACGATGA
- the resA gene encoding thiol-disulfide oxidoreductase ResA encodes MAQTKQKRFILRTVILSVLVVAIVYTIYTNATKEKVEVLGIGDDAPDFTLVDLNGEVHRLSDYKGQGVFLNFWGTWCKPCVKEMPAMDRQYEVYKDKGVQILAVNIAQSDFEVQRFADQYSLNFPIVIDKTKSVMEAYNINPLPTTLLINPDGKIEQILRGEMTEQDIANFMEQISPK; translated from the coding sequence ATGGCTCAGACGAAACAAAAAAGATTTATTTTACGAACAGTTATATTATCAGTTCTTGTAGTCGCAATTGTATACACCATATACACTAATGCTACCAAAGAAAAAGTTGAAGTACTTGGCATTGGTGACGATGCACCAGACTTTACTTTGGTTGATTTAAATGGAGAAGTACATCGCTTGTCAGATTATAAAGGACAAGGTGTCTTTTTGAATTTCTGGGGGACATGGTGCAAACCTTGTGTGAAAGAAATGCCTGCGATGGATCGCCAATATGAAGTTTATAAAGATAAAGGTGTTCAAATTTTGGCGGTTAATATTGCACAGTCTGACTTCGAGGTACAACGGTTTGCTGATCAGTACAGTTTAAATTTCCCAATAGTCATTGATAAAACGAAAAGTGTAATGGAAGCTTATAACATTAACCCTCTTCCGACAACATTGTTAATCAACCCTGATGGGAAAATAGAGCAAATCTTACGTGGAGAAATGACAGAACAGGACATTGCTAATTTTATGGAGCAGATCAGTCCGAAGTAA
- the lysA gene encoding diaminopimelate decarboxylase — protein MHLYGTQSVDEHGQLTIGGTSAVTLAKTYGTPLFVYDTALIKERARAFVQTFERAGVQAQVAYASKAFSSIAMYQLAADEGLSLDVVSGGELFTAIRAGYPVERIHFHGNNKSDEELIFALDSAIGCIVVDNFHEIEQLKRLTKYKKVNINILLRVTPGIEAHTHDYITTGQADSKFGFDLHNGQADQAFQSVKDDSYISLLGMHCHIGSQIFDTAAFSLAAKKLIVKMLDWKTKSGFICSVLNLGGGFGIRYTEEDKPLKPEIYVEDMIKSIQLEIGQENYPMPEIWIEPGRSLVGDAGITLYKIGSQKEVPGLTNYLAVDGGMSDNIRPALYQAKYDAAVANKMNFDSTTTYTVAGKCCESGDKLIEKISLPKVEAGDTLAIFCTGAYGYSMASNYNRLPRPAVIFVEQGQHRIVIKRETYEDLVRLDCSLQGENMGMQS, from the coding sequence ATGCACTTATATGGAACACAGTCTGTGGACGAACATGGACAACTAACAATTGGCGGAACGTCCGCAGTGACATTAGCAAAAACGTATGGAACGCCTTTATTTGTTTACGATACAGCGTTAATAAAAGAACGAGCGAGAGCATTCGTTCAAACATTTGAGCGAGCTGGTGTTCAAGCTCAGGTAGCGTATGCAAGTAAAGCTTTTTCAAGTATCGCAATGTATCAACTTGCTGCTGATGAAGGTCTATCTTTAGATGTAGTTTCTGGAGGAGAATTATTTACGGCTATTCGTGCAGGTTATCCCGTTGAACGTATTCATTTTCATGGCAATAATAAAAGTGACGAGGAGTTAATTTTCGCACTCGATTCAGCAATTGGCTGTATTGTTGTCGATAATTTTCACGAAATTGAACAGCTAAAGAGATTGACAAAGTATAAAAAAGTAAATATTAATATATTACTACGCGTAACTCCTGGTATTGAAGCTCATACGCATGACTATATTACAACTGGACAAGCTGATTCGAAATTCGGATTTGACTTGCACAATGGGCAAGCGGATCAAGCGTTCCAATCAGTTAAAGATGATTCATACATCAGTTTGCTAGGTATGCATTGTCATATTGGGTCCCAAATTTTTGATACTGCGGCCTTTTCATTGGCGGCCAAAAAATTAATTGTTAAAATGCTTGACTGGAAAACAAAATCCGGTTTTATTTGTTCAGTCCTAAATTTAGGTGGCGGTTTTGGTATTCGCTACACTGAAGAAGACAAACCACTTAAACCTGAAATTTATGTTGAAGATATGATCAAGTCTATTCAATTAGAAATTGGTCAGGAAAATTACCCAATGCCCGAAATTTGGATTGAACCTGGTCGTTCCCTAGTTGGAGACGCAGGTATAACTTTGTATAAAATTGGTTCTCAAAAAGAAGTTCCAGGATTAACAAATTATCTCGCCGTTGATGGTGGAATGTCTGACAACATTCGTCCAGCTTTATATCAAGCGAAATATGACGCAGCGGTTGCAAATAAAATGAATTTTGATTCAACAACAACATATACGGTTGCCGGAAAATGTTGTGAATCTGGTGACAAGTTGATTGAAAAAATTTCTTTACCTAAAGTTGAAGCGGGAGATACGCTAGCTATTTTCTGTACAGGCGCATATGGGTATTCGATGGCTAGTAACTACAATCGACTCCCACGACCAGCTGTTATTTTCGTTGAGCAAGGACAACATCGTATAGTAATTAAACGTGAAACTTACGAAGATCTGGTAAGATTAGACTGTTCTTTACAAGGCGAGAATATGGGTATGCAATCATGA
- a CDS encoding GNAT family N-acetyltransferase: MLVRYKKNSEKIAMGLLSFMPQEKDIKKLRETILTYEINSNWHLFLWKKEEDFVGLIGVETSNEVCLVQHITVNPSHRGDGIGKQMVSKVQHFLPCTEIVAAQSTKPFLDKCLTKKEGTDA, translated from the coding sequence ATGTTAGTACGTTATAAAAAAAATAGTGAAAAAATTGCCATGGGTTTATTGTCTTTTATGCCTCAAGAAAAAGATATTAAAAAACTACGAGAAACTATTCTTACTTATGAAATCAATTCAAACTGGCATTTGTTTTTGTGGAAAAAAGAAGAGGACTTCGTTGGCTTAATAGGTGTCGAGACTTCTAATGAAGTATGTTTAGTGCAACATATTACTGTTAATCCTTCGCATCGTGGTGATGGTATCGGGAAACAAATGGTGTCAAAAGTGCAACATTTTCTCCCTTGTACAGAAATAGTTGCAGCACAATCAACAAAACCATTTTTAGATAAGTGCCTAACAAAGAAAGAAGGAACAGACGCTTAA
- a CDS encoding D-alanyl-D-alanine carboxypeptidase family protein, translating into MRKQVILLVVLILLGAIYPQFTQAQGGSSYAVIDAKTGRLLAGSGEHQRLPIASLTKMWTAVIVTDEVNIKEDAEISTKASSQEGSSIYLKAGVDTPVDVLLYGLMLRSGNDASVALAEHVGGSVDGFVKLMNEKAILMGMKDTKFQNPSGLHHEEQFSSAYDTALMLKIAMENKELKTILSTTNYKQNGIYWENKHKLVRLESTAIAGKTGYTKAAGRTLATYFKDGEKEVIVVTLNQSNDWQMHKQLAQNVFTQYDRVQVIQKGSYDLPGGLIIKTNQPAYILKKKNEQVSHLVFLNRTKALQKNARWEVQLNGKTILTQNVHIERNE; encoded by the coding sequence TTGCGAAAACAAGTAATTTTATTGGTAGTGTTAATCTTATTAGGTGCAATTTACCCTCAGTTTACGCAAGCCCAAGGAGGGTCCTCATATGCTGTGATTGATGCGAAGACAGGACGCTTACTTGCTGGAAGTGGAGAACACCAACGATTACCAATTGCCAGTTTAACGAAGATGTGGACAGCAGTTATTGTGACAGACGAAGTCAATATAAAAGAAGATGCAGAAATTTCTACTAAAGCATCCTCGCAAGAGGGGTCGTCAATATACTTGAAAGCGGGTGTGGATACACCTGTAGATGTGCTGTTATACGGATTAATGTTAAGGTCTGGTAACGATGCCTCTGTAGCTCTAGCGGAACATGTTGGCGGATCAGTAGACGGATTCGTGAAATTAATGAATGAAAAAGCAATTCTAATGGGAATGAAAGATACCAAGTTTCAAAATCCTTCTGGACTTCACCATGAAGAACAGTTTTCTTCAGCGTATGATACAGCTCTTATGTTAAAGATTGCGATGGAAAACAAAGAGTTGAAAACGATATTATCCACTACTAACTATAAACAAAATGGGATTTATTGGGAAAATAAACATAAACTTGTTCGCTTAGAATCTACTGCAATTGCCGGGAAAACAGGATATACGAAAGCGGCAGGTAGAACGCTAGCAACCTATTTTAAAGATGGAGAAAAAGAAGTCATTGTGGTCACATTAAATCAATCAAACGATTGGCAAATGCATAAGCAACTTGCACAGAATGTCTTTACACAATATGATAGAGTGCAAGTCATTCAAAAAGGTTCTTATGATTTACCTGGAGGGTTGATTATTAAAACAAATCAACCAGCATATATTTTAAAAAAGAAGAATGAACAAGTATCTCATCTAGTATTTTTAAACCGAACAAAAGCTTTACAAAAAAATGCAAGATGGGAAGTACAATTAAACGGAAAAACCATACTCACACAAAATGTACATATTGAGCGGAATGAATGA
- the resB gene encoding cytochrome c biogenesis protein ResB, which produces MNNIMCACGHENPEGTVLCGNCGRALTIEAKNQKLADMRYEGSARRSQTYNKTIIDKIWNFFSSVKIGISLIILILVAAAIGTILPQVLYVPATGSADIAAYYERVYGTFGTIYNKLGLSDLYGSWWFQTLIGMLGISLIVASLDRVIPLYKSLKKQRTTRHESFMKRQRLFAHGDNILGDETLTKSEEKLIELRYKVKREDGALLAEKGRFARWGPYVNHVGLIIFLFAVMLRALPGFYVDETMWLREGETRAIPEAPGYYLESKEFILETYDKDQTKEVFGDAIDRVGTIASNYQTDVVLFKNPEGSLPGETDNLEEVKKGSIQVNKPLKFEGFAVYQMDFRLDELRTMHFNLVNKSSGESLGDLSVDLVDPKTKYDLGNGTTVELRGYYPDFSGFENGEPQTKSPVPNNPAFLVEMTTPETPEGETSFVAIKQTVEPLGDNEYKLEFQNVDTRDISGLTIRKDKTLWILALGGLIFMIGVAQGSYFNHRRIWILESKDGHLFVAAHTNKNWFGVKKELDQVTEVAQLPQYIDQQDIEAQELKKDGEKSS; this is translated from the coding sequence ATGAACAACATCATGTGTGCTTGTGGGCATGAAAATCCAGAAGGAACAGTGTTATGTGGGAACTGTGGTCGGGCACTCACCATTGAAGCAAAGAATCAAAAATTAGCAGACATGCGATATGAAGGATCTGCTCGTCGATCTCAAACTTATAATAAAACAATTATAGATAAAATTTGGAATTTCTTTTCGAGTGTGAAAATCGGCATTTCTCTAATTATTCTAATTTTAGTGGCAGCTGCAATTGGGACAATATTGCCTCAAGTATTGTACGTCCCAGCGACAGGATCTGCAGATATAGCAGCCTATTATGAGCGCGTATACGGCACTTTCGGAACTATCTATAATAAGTTAGGTTTATCAGATTTATATGGCTCTTGGTGGTTCCAAACGTTAATAGGTATGCTTGGTATATCGCTCATTGTTGCAAGTTTAGACCGTGTCATTCCTTTGTATAAATCATTAAAGAAACAACGTACGACCAGACATGAAAGCTTTATGAAACGTCAACGACTTTTTGCTCATGGTGACAATATTTTGGGTGACGAAACATTAACAAAGAGCGAAGAAAAGTTAATAGAACTCCGCTATAAAGTCAAGCGTGAAGATGGTGCATTATTAGCCGAAAAGGGAAGATTTGCTAGATGGGGTCCTTATGTGAATCACGTAGGACTAATTATTTTCCTGTTTGCTGTAATGCTACGTGCCTTACCTGGATTTTATGTTGATGAAACGATGTGGCTCAGAGAGGGTGAAACACGCGCCATCCCTGAAGCTCCTGGTTATTACCTAGAAAGTAAAGAATTTATCTTAGAAACATATGACAAAGATCAAACTAAAGAAGTGTTTGGTGATGCGATTGATCGAGTAGGAACGATTGCATCCAACTATCAAACTGATGTTGTGTTATTTAAAAACCCAGAAGGTTCATTACCAGGTGAAACTGATAATTTAGAAGAAGTAAAAAAAGGTTCCATACAAGTAAATAAGCCATTGAAGTTTGAAGGATTTGCAGTTTATCAAATGGATTTTCGTTTAGATGAACTACGCACTATGCACTTTAATTTAGTAAATAAATCTAGTGGCGAATCTCTGGGTGATCTATCTGTTGACCTTGTTGACCCGAAAACCAAATACGATTTAGGTAATGGTACAACAGTAGAACTACGAGGGTACTATCCTGATTTTTCCGGGTTTGAGAATGGAGAGCCCCAAACAAAATCTCCAGTTCCAAACAATCCAGCATTTTTAGTGGAAATGACCACTCCTGAAACACCTGAAGGAGAAACCAGTTTTGTTGCGATTAAACAAACAGTGGAACCACTTGGTGACAATGAATATAAACTTGAATTTCAAAATGTAGATACACGTGATATTTCAGGATTAACGATTCGTAAGGATAAAACATTATGGATATTAGCTCTTGGTGGATTAATATTCATGATTGGAGTAGCACAGGGTTCTTACTTCAATCACCGTCGAATATGGATTCTTGAAAGTAAAGATGGGCACTTATTTGTTGCTGCTCATACAAACAAAAATTGGTTTGGCGTTAAAAAAGAGTTAGATCAGGTAACTGAAGTTGCGCAACTTCCTCAATACATTGATCAACAAGACATAGAAGCACAAGAGCTTAAAAAGGATGGTGAGAAATCGTCATGA